From the Pseudoalteromonas tunicata genome, one window contains:
- a CDS encoding 2-oxoglutarate dehydrogenase E1 component, whose translation MHEGVMKAWLESSHLNGGNVAYVEDLYESYLDDATSVSEEWRQMFDQLPKVDGVDVESKHSEIRAQFVQLAKNKHREVAVVGGNADDAKQVKVLQLINAFRFRGHQNANLDPLNLWKRERVRDLELSYHDLSESDFDREFNVGSFASATDTMPLGELYSALQKTYCGSIGAEYMHITSTEEKRWLQQRLESVHSKPRFDNETKLRILHGLTAADGLEKYLGAKFPGAKRFSLEGGDSLVPMLKELIHRAGESGQEEVVIGMAHRGRLNVLINVMGKNPSELFDEFAGKIKSSSSGDVKYHMGYSSDFTTKGGNVHMVLSFNPSHLEIVNPVVMGSVRARLDRLGRNTGSKALPITIHGDSAIAGQGVVQETFNLSQTRAFSVGGTVRIVVNNQVGFTTSKKEDVRSTEYCTDIAKMVQAPIFHVNADDPEAVALVTHIALDFRNQFKRDVVIDLVCYRRHGHNEADEPSATQPLMYQKIKKHPVPRELYAKQLAAEGVIPLEESSHLADTYRNSLDGGTCVVSEIAPETKHSSDWAKFVGHDWDTPYDAKVNIDKLKELAVKIATIPEGHKAQSRVQKIYDDRKLMAVGEKPLDWGMAETLAYATLVDTGTEIRMTGQDSGRGTFFHRHAVVHNQKDATTYLPLQNISENQGMFEVYDSVLSEEAVLAFEYGYATAEPTTLVLWEAQFGDFANGAQVVFDQFLSSGEQKWGRLCGLTVMLPHGYEGQGPEHSSARLERFLQLCADHNMQVCVPSTPAQVYAMLRRQQVRPLRRPLIVMTPKSLLRHPLAVSSLEELADGTFQNIIGEIDDIKAENVDRVVFCSGKVYYELLQERRAKELNNVAIVRVEQLYPFPHKEMTDLMANYQHVKEFVWCQEEPQNQGAWYCSQHHFVDAIPAGAKLSYAGRKASASPACGYMSVHTAEQNALIAAALNIDTKG comes from the coding sequence ATGCACGAAGGTGTAATGAAGGCATGGCTAGAGTCTTCTCACTTAAACGGCGGTAACGTTGCTTATGTAGAAGATCTGTACGAATCGTACTTAGACGATGCCACTTCTGTATCAGAAGAATGGCGTCAAATGTTCGACCAATTACCAAAGGTAGATGGGGTCGATGTCGAAAGTAAACATTCTGAAATCCGAGCACAATTTGTTCAGCTTGCAAAAAACAAGCACAGAGAAGTGGCGGTAGTTGGTGGAAATGCCGATGATGCAAAACAAGTTAAGGTATTGCAACTTATCAATGCATTTAGGTTTCGCGGTCATCAAAACGCTAACTTAGATCCACTTAATTTATGGAAAAGAGAACGAGTCCGCGACTTAGAACTTTCTTACCATGACCTTTCTGAATCAGATTTTGACCGTGAATTTAATGTCGGTTCATTCGCATCTGCCACAGATACTATGCCTTTGGGTGAACTTTACAGCGCGTTGCAAAAAACTTACTGTGGTTCGATTGGTGCAGAATATATGCACATTACGTCGACAGAAGAAAAACGTTGGTTACAACAGCGCTTAGAATCAGTTCATTCTAAACCTCGATTTGATAATGAAACCAAATTACGTATTCTTCATGGTTTAACAGCCGCAGACGGTCTTGAAAAATACCTTGGTGCTAAATTTCCAGGTGCTAAACGCTTCTCTTTGGAAGGTGGTGATTCTCTTGTTCCAATGCTTAAGGAACTGATCCATCGTGCAGGTGAAAGCGGCCAAGAAGAAGTTGTAATTGGTATGGCCCACCGAGGTCGTTTAAATGTTTTAATTAACGTCATGGGTAAAAACCCATCTGAGTTGTTTGATGAGTTCGCGGGTAAAATCAAATCAAGCAGTTCTGGTGATGTTAAGTACCATATGGGTTATTCATCTGACTTTACTACCAAAGGTGGTAATGTGCATATGGTGCTTTCGTTTAACCCATCACACTTAGAAATTGTTAACCCAGTTGTTATGGGCTCAGTACGTGCTCGTTTAGACCGTTTAGGTCGCAATACTGGTTCAAAAGCGTTGCCTATCACTATTCACGGTGACTCAGCCATTGCGGGTCAAGGTGTTGTGCAAGAAACATTCAATTTATCTCAAACTCGTGCGTTTAGTGTCGGTGGCACAGTTCGAATAGTTGTGAATAATCAAGTTGGTTTTACAACGTCTAAAAAAGAAGATGTGCGTTCTACAGAGTACTGTACAGATATTGCTAAAATGGTACAGGCGCCAATCTTCCATGTTAACGCGGATGATCCAGAAGCTGTTGCATTAGTAACACATATCGCGCTTGATTTTAGAAATCAATTTAAGCGTGATGTGGTAATTGATTTAGTATGTTACCGTCGCCACGGCCATAACGAAGCTGATGAGCCAAGTGCAACTCAGCCATTGATGTATCAAAAAATTAAAAAGCATCCAGTTCCTCGTGAACTATATGCAAAACAGCTTGCTGCCGAAGGTGTTATACCTCTAGAGGAAAGCTCGCACTTAGCTGATACTTATCGCAATAGTTTAGATGGCGGCACCTGCGTTGTTTCTGAGATAGCGCCAGAAACTAAGCATTCTTCTGATTGGGCTAAGTTTGTTGGTCACGATTGGGACACACCTTACGACGCTAAAGTAAACATCGATAAACTCAAAGAGCTTGCTGTTAAAATCGCAACTATTCCAGAAGGTCATAAAGCACAATCTCGAGTCCAAAAAATTTACGATGACCGTAAATTGATGGCTGTAGGGGAAAAACCGCTTGATTGGGGTATGGCTGAAACACTAGCATATGCAACTTTGGTTGACACTGGTACAGAAATCCGTATGACAGGTCAAGATTCAGGTCGTGGTACTTTCTTCCATCGTCATGCTGTTGTTCATAATCAGAAAGATGCTACAACTTACCTGCCACTGCAAAATATCAGTGAAAACCAAGGTATGTTTGAAGTATACGACTCTGTGTTGTCTGAAGAAGCGGTGCTTGCGTTTGAATATGGTTATGCTACGGCAGAGCCAACTACGTTAGTTCTTTGGGAAGCCCAATTTGGTGACTTCGCAAATGGTGCACAAGTAGTATTTGACCAATTCTTAAGTTCTGGTGAGCAAAAGTGGGGTCGTTTATGTGGCTTAACTGTCATGTTACCGCATGGCTACGAAGGTCAAGGCCCTGAGCATAGTTCAGCGCGTCTTGAGCGTTTCTTACAACTTTGTGCTGATCACAATATGCAAGTATGTGTTCCTTCGACACCCGCACAAGTGTATGCAATGCTGCGTCGTCAGCAGGTACGTCCACTACGCCGTCCATTAATCGTAATGACACCAAAATCATTATTACGTCATCCACTTGCTGTGTCTTCTTTAGAAGAGTTAGCTGATGGTACATTCCAAAATATCATCGGTGAAATTGATGATATTAAAGCTGAGAATGTCGATCGTGTGGTTTTCTGTAGTGGTAAAGTGTACTACGAATTATTACAAGAACGCCGTGCTAAAGAATTAAACAATGTTGCAATCGTACGTGTTGAGCAGCTTTATCCGTTCCCTCACAAAGAAATGACGGATTTAATGGCAAATTACCAACATGTAAAAGAGTTTGTTTGGTGTCAAGAAGAGCCACAAAATCAAGGTGCTTGGTATTGTTCTCAACATCATTTTGTTGATGCAATTCCAGCAGGCGCAAAACTATCATACGCAGGTCGTAAAGCATCCGCTTCACCAGCATGTGGTTATATGTCTGTTCATACCGCAGAGCAAAATGCACTCATCGCTGCGGCGCTCAATATCGACACAAAGGGATAA
- a CDS encoding succinate dehydrogenase iron-sulfur subunit, producing MATLKFSVYRYNPDIDNAPRMQDYTLEAEEGRDMMVLDALLQLKEQDPTLSFRRSCREGVCGSDGLNMNGKNGLACITPLSELTKGSNKAIVIRPLPGLPVIRDLIIDMTQFFTQYEKVKPYLINDTPAAGERYQSVEDRDKLDGLYECILCACCSTSCPSFWWNPDKFIGPAGLLHAYRFLIDSRDTATEERLADLDDAFSVFRCHGIMNCVSVCPKGLNPTKAIGHIKSMLLNRAV from the coding sequence ATGGCTACGTTAAAATTTTCTGTTTATCGTTATAATCCTGATATCGATAATGCCCCAAGAATGCAAGATTATACTCTTGAGGCTGAAGAAGGCCGTGACATGATGGTTTTGGATGCTCTTTTACAATTAAAAGAGCAAGATCCAACATTATCATTCCGTCGTTCTTGTCGTGAAGGTGTTTGTGGTTCTGATGGTTTGAACATGAACGGTAAAAATGGTCTTGCTTGTATTACACCATTGTCTGAATTGACAAAGGGTAGCAATAAAGCCATCGTTATTCGTCCATTACCTGGTTTGCCTGTTATTCGTGATTTAATTATCGATATGACTCAGTTTTTCACTCAATATGAAAAAGTGAAGCCTTATTTAATTAATGATACGCCAGCGGCAGGTGAACGTTACCAATCAGTAGAAGATCGTGATAAATTAGACGGCCTTTACGAATGTATATTATGTGCATGTTGCTCAACATCATGTCCATCTTTCTGGTGGAACCCTGATAAATTCATTGGTCCAGCAGGTTTATTACATGCTTATCGCTTCTTAATTGATAGTCGTGATACAGCGACTGAAGAACGTCTAGCTGATTTAGATGATGCCTTCAGTGTTTTCCGTTGTCACGGTATCATGAACTGTGTCAGCGTTTGTCCAAAAGGTTTGAATCCAACAAAAGCGATTGGACATATTAAATCTATGCTTTTAAACCGCGCGGTTTAA
- a CDS encoding citrate synthase, which translates to MADNKATVHIDGLDPIELPIYSGTAGQDVIDVRTLGAHGYFTYDPGFMSTGSCESSITYIDGAKGILLHRGYPIDELAQNSHYLELCYLLLEGELPTEEQMTLFAREITTNTMMHEKIASFFQGFRVDAHPMAMLCGVVGALSSFYHDDIDINDPAQRKTSAIKLVAKLPTIAAMAYKYTIGQPFVYPRNDLTYAENFLHMMFSVPAEEYKVSPVLAKAMDRIFMLHADHEQNASTSTVRLAGSSGANPYACIAAGIASLWGPAHGGANEACLNMLEEIGSVDRIDEYVGKAKDKNDPFRLMGFGHRVYKNFDPRATVMRQTCHEVLAELNIQDPLLDVAMRLEQIALEDPYFVEKKLYPNVDFYSGIILKAIGIPTNMFTVIFAMARTVGWISHWDEMLSQPGHKIGRPRQLYTGYTKREFVKTEQR; encoded by the coding sequence ATGGCCGACAATAAAGCCACAGTCCATATCGATGGTCTAGACCCAATTGAGTTACCAATTTATTCTGGAACAGCTGGTCAAGATGTTATCGATGTCCGCACATTAGGTGCACATGGCTATTTCACATATGACCCTGGTTTTATGTCAACAGGCTCTTGTGAGTCTTCAATCACTTATATCGATGGTGCCAAAGGTATTTTATTACACCGCGGCTACCCAATCGACGAGCTTGCTCAAAATTCACATTATTTAGAATTGTGTTATTTGTTGTTAGAAGGTGAATTACCGACTGAAGAACAAATGACTTTATTTGCGCGTGAAATCACAACAAATACAATGATGCATGAAAAAATTGCATCATTCTTCCAAGGTTTCCGTGTAGATGCGCACCCTATGGCTATGCTGTGTGGTGTGGTGGGTGCTTTATCATCATTTTATCATGATGATATTGACATTAATGACCCAGCTCAACGTAAAACCAGTGCAATTAAATTAGTTGCTAAATTACCGACAATTGCGGCTATGGCTTACAAATACACCATTGGTCAACCATTTGTTTATCCACGCAATGACTTAACTTACGCAGAAAACTTCTTACATATGATGTTCTCAGTCCCTGCTGAAGAATACAAAGTAAGTCCTGTACTAGCAAAAGCGATGGATCGTATTTTCATGCTTCATGCTGATCATGAACAAAACGCTTCTACTTCAACAGTTCGCCTTGCCGGCTCATCAGGTGCAAATCCTTATGCCTGTATCGCAGCTGGTATTGCTTCTTTATGGGGTCCAGCTCACGGTGGTGCCAATGAAGCATGTTTGAACATGCTTGAAGAAATTGGTTCTGTCGATCGCATCGACGAATATGTTGGCAAAGCAAAAGATAAAAACGATCCGTTCCGTTTAATGGGATTTGGTCACCGCGTTTACAAAAACTTCGATCCACGTGCAACGGTAATGCGTCAAACATGTCACGAAGTACTTGCTGAGCTAAACATCCAAGATCCATTATTAGATGTTGCAATGCGTCTTGAGCAAATCGCACTTGAAGATCCATATTTTGTAGAGAAAAAACTATATCCAAACGTTGATTTCTACTCAGGTATTATCTTAAAAGCAATTGGTATTCCAACAAACATGTTTACTGTTATTTTTGCAATGGCACGTACTGTAGGTTGGATCTCACATTGGGATGAGATGTTATCTCAACCAGGTCATAAAATTGGTCGTCCGCGTCAATTATATACTGGTTACACTAAACGTGAATTTGTTAAAACTGAACAGCGTTAA
- the sdhC gene encoding succinate dehydrogenase, cytochrome b556 subunit — MKKQRPVNLDLSTISMPATAKASILHRVTGVALFFALTFVIWAWSESLSSAQGFEFVKGLFNGFIAKFIAWGTLTVLIYHLIGGFRHLIMEMGYWEELESGNASAKAAIALWIVLAAAAGVWIWF, encoded by the coding sequence GTGAAAAAGCAACGACCTGTAAATCTAGATTTATCGACTATATCAATGCCAGCGACAGCTAAGGCTTCAATTCTTCACCGTGTTACGGGTGTGGCATTGTTTTTCGCCTTGACTTTCGTCATCTGGGCTTGGTCAGAATCACTCTCTTCAGCTCAAGGTTTTGAGTTTGTTAAAGGCCTTTTTAATGGCTTTATTGCAAAATTCATTGCTTGGGGCACACTCACTGTCCTTATTTATCATTTAATCGGCGGTTTCCGTCATTTAATTATGGAAATGGGATACTGGGAAGAGCTTGAATCAGGCAACGCTAGCGCCAAAGCAGCCATTGCTCTTTGGATTGTATTAGCTGCAGCAGCAGGAGTATGGATATGGTTTTAA
- the sdhD gene encoding succinate dehydrogenase, hydrophobic membrane anchor protein translates to MVLNQASLKRDGVQDFVSLRATALVLAAYALFILGYFIATPEVTFEAWQGLFANLAMKVFTLAALVCMMIHTRIGLWQVLTDYIKCAKLRAILSFVLNLMAFAYVAVGLFVLWGV, encoded by the coding sequence ATGGTTTTAAATCAAGCTTCTTTAAAGCGTGATGGTGTACAAGACTTTGTCTCATTACGTGCAACGGCGCTAGTGTTAGCGGCATATGCATTATTTATTCTTGGCTATTTTATAGCTACCCCTGAAGTCACATTTGAAGCTTGGCAAGGTTTGTTTGCAAACCTTGCAATGAAAGTATTCACTTTGGCTGCGCTTGTTTGCATGATGATTCATACTCGTATCGGTTTATGGCAAGTGCTGACTGATTACATTAAGTGTGCAAAACTTCGCGCAATTTTGAGCTTTGTTTTGAATTTAATGGCTTTCGCATATGTTGCGGTTGGCTTATTTGTATTGTGGGGTGTTTAA
- the sdhA gene encoding succinate dehydrogenase flavoprotein subunit → MNYTVREFDAVVIGAGGAGMRAALSISESGKTCALISKVFPTRSHTVSAQGGITVALGNSHPDNWEWHMYDTVKGSDFIGDQDAIEYMCKTGPEAITELENMGLPFSRFENGRVYQRPFGGQSKNFGGEQAARTAAAADRTGHALLHCLYQQNVKNKTNVYSEWYALDLVKNQDGAVVGCTAIEIETGEVVYFKSKAVVLATGGAGRIFASTTNAHINTGDGVGMATRAGVTLQDMEMWQFHPTGIAGAGVLVTEGCRGEGGYLLNKDGERFMERYAPNAKDLAGRDVVARSMMTEIREGRGCDGPWGPHIKLKLDHLGEETLNLRLPGVCDLSKTFAHVDPAKEPIPVIPTCHYQMGGVPTNVNGQALNIDANGNSTVVEGLFAVGEIACVSVHGANRLGGNSLLDLVVFGRAAGLYLGKYLADKEFGREASESDLEQSLSRLNRWETSKPGQGEDPVQIKKDLQMCMQLNFSVFREGEAMAQGLAELKEIRERLKHARLDDKSSDFNTARIECLELDNLMETAFSTAVAANFRTESRGAHARQDFTERDDENWLCHSIYNPVSESMSKRDVNFAPTLREAFPPKARTY, encoded by the coding sequence GTGAATTATACTGTCCGTGAATTCGATGCTGTTGTAATCGGTGCCGGTGGTGCTGGTATGCGTGCGGCGCTATCAATTTCTGAGTCTGGTAAAACTTGTGCCTTAATTTCTAAAGTATTTCCTACTCGTTCACACACTGTTTCTGCCCAAGGTGGTATCACAGTTGCTTTGGGTAATTCACACCCAGACAATTGGGAATGGCACATGTACGATACAGTTAAAGGTTCTGATTTTATCGGTGACCAAGACGCTATCGAATATATGTGTAAAACAGGCCCTGAAGCGATTACAGAACTAGAAAATATGGGTTTACCGTTTTCTCGTTTTGAAAATGGACGTGTTTATCAGCGTCCATTCGGTGGTCAGTCTAAGAATTTTGGTGGTGAGCAAGCGGCTCGTACCGCTGCTGCTGCTGACCGTACGGGTCACGCTTTGTTACATTGTCTATACCAACAGAATGTTAAGAATAAAACAAACGTTTATTCTGAGTGGTATGCGCTTGATTTGGTTAAGAATCAAGACGGTGCGGTTGTCGGTTGTACTGCAATTGAAATCGAAACTGGTGAAGTTGTTTATTTCAAATCTAAAGCTGTTGTTTTAGCAACTGGTGGTGCCGGCCGTATTTTCGCATCAACAACCAATGCGCACATCAATACTGGTGACGGTGTTGGTATGGCGACGCGTGCTGGTGTAACGCTGCAAGATATGGAAATGTGGCAATTCCACCCGACAGGTATTGCCGGTGCTGGTGTATTAGTTACTGAAGGTTGTCGTGGTGAAGGTGGTTATCTTTTAAATAAAGATGGCGAACGTTTCATGGAGCGTTATGCTCCAAATGCTAAAGATTTAGCTGGTCGTGACGTTGTTGCTCGTTCAATGATGACTGAAATCCGCGAAGGTCGTGGATGTGACGGCCCTTGGGGTCCACACATTAAGCTAAAACTTGATCATTTAGGTGAAGAAACACTTAACCTTCGTTTACCTGGTGTATGTGATTTATCAAAAACATTCGCGCATGTCGATCCTGCTAAAGAACCAATTCCAGTAATTCCAACATGTCATTACCAAATGGGTGGCGTACCAACAAATGTAAATGGCCAAGCGTTAAACATTGACGCAAACGGCAACTCTACAGTTGTTGAAGGGTTATTCGCTGTTGGTGAGATTGCATGTGTATCAGTACATGGTGCAAACCGCTTAGGCGGTAACTCATTACTTGACCTTGTGGTATTTGGTCGCGCAGCTGGTTTATACCTAGGTAAATATTTAGCTGATAAAGAATTTGGTCGTGAAGCGTCTGAATCTGATCTAGAACAGTCTCTGTCTCGTTTAAATCGTTGGGAAACTTCAAAACCTGGTCAAGGTGAAGATCCTGTACAGATCAAGAAAGATCTGCAAATGTGTATGCAATTAAACTTCTCTGTATTCCGTGAAGGTGAAGCAATGGCGCAAGGTCTAGCTGAGCTTAAAGAAATCCGTGAGCGTTTAAAACATGCCCGTTTAGATGATAAGTCATCTGATTTTAATACAGCTCGTATTGAGTGTTTAGAGTTAGATAACTTAATGGAAACTGCTTTCTCAACAGCTGTAGCTGCGAACTTCCGTACTGAATCTCGTGGTGCACATGCCCGTCAAGATTTTACAGAACGTGATGATGAAAACTGGTTATGTCATTCAATTTATAATCCAGTGTCAGAATCAATGAGTAAACGTGACGTAAACTTTGCACCTACTTTACGTGAAGCATTCCCACCTAAAGCACGTACTTACTAG
- the sucC gene encoding ADP-forming succinate--CoA ligase subunit beta — MNLHEYQAKQLFAEYGLPVSEGFACDTPQEAAEAADKIGGNMWVVKTQVHAGGRGKAGGVKLVKTKEEIKEFAQHWLGKNLVTYQTDANGQPVSKILVESCTDIANELYLGAVVDRGSRKVVFMASTEGGVEIEKVAEETPELIHKAIIDPLVGPQAYQARELGFKLGLNPDQMKQFTKIFMGLAKMFNDFDFALLEINPLVITEQGNLHCLDGKIGVDGNALYRQPKIRAMRDPSQEDEREAQAAQWELNYVALDGNVGCMVNGAGLAMGTMDIVNLHGGKPANFLDVGGGATKERVAEAFKIILSDSNVKAVLVNIFGGIVRCDMIAEGIIGAVKEVGVTIPVVVRLEGTNAELGRQVLANSGLDIIAAESLTDAAEKVVAAAESK; from the coding sequence ATGAATTTGCATGAGTATCAGGCAAAACAACTGTTTGCCGAATATGGTTTACCTGTATCTGAGGGTTTCGCTTGTGACACTCCTCAAGAAGCTGCTGAAGCTGCTGATAAAATCGGCGGAAATATGTGGGTTGTTAAAACTCAAGTTCACGCAGGCGGACGTGGTAAAGCTGGCGGTGTAAAGCTAGTTAAGACTAAAGAAGAAATCAAAGAGTTTGCACAGCACTGGTTAGGTAAAAACCTAGTTACTTACCAAACTGATGCTAATGGCCAACCAGTTTCTAAAATCTTAGTAGAAAGCTGTACTGATATCGCGAATGAATTATATCTTGGCGCTGTTGTAGACCGTGGTTCACGTAAAGTTGTGTTCATGGCCTCTACTGAAGGTGGTGTTGAGATTGAGAAAGTTGCTGAAGAAACTCCAGAGTTAATTCATAAAGCTATTATCGATCCATTAGTAGGCCCACAAGCTTACCAAGCGCGCGAGTTAGGTTTTAAACTTGGTTTAAACCCAGATCAAATGAAACAATTTACTAAGATCTTCATGGGTCTTGCTAAAATGTTCAACGATTTTGACTTTGCATTATTAGAAATCAACCCATTAGTAATCACTGAGCAAGGTAACTTACATTGTTTAGATGGTAAAATTGGTGTGGATGGTAATGCGTTATATCGTCAACCAAAAATCCGTGCAATGCGCGATCCTTCTCAAGAAGATGAGCGTGAAGCACAAGCTGCACAATGGGAACTTAACTACGTTGCATTAGATGGCAATGTTGGTTGTATGGTTAACGGTGCTGGTCTTGCAATGGGTACTATGGACATTGTAAATCTTCACGGTGGAAAACCAGCTAACTTCCTAGATGTTGGCGGCGGCGCAACTAAAGAACGTGTTGCTGAAGCATTCAAAATTATCCTTTCTGACTCTAATGTTAAAGCTGTTTTAGTTAACATTTTTGGTGGTATCGTTCGTTGTGACATGATTGCCGAAGGTATCATTGGTGCAGTGAAAGAAGTGGGCGTTACAATTCCAGTAGTTGTTCGTTTAGAAGGTACTAACGCTGAATTAGGCCGTCAAGTATTAGCAAACTCTGGTTTAGATATCATTGCTGCTGAATCATTAACTGATGCTGCTGAAAAAGTAGTTGCTGCTGCGGAGAGCAAATAA
- the odhB gene encoding 2-oxoglutarate dehydrogenase complex dihydrolipoyllysine-residue succinyltransferase, protein MTIEIKVPVLPESVADATIATWHVSVGDKVSRDQNLVDIETDKVVLEVVAPQDGVVTSISQQEGATVLGQQVIALIGASDATAVAQEQTAAPVAQAPVSEGNAVDILVPVLPESVADATIATWHVKPGEAVSRDQNLVDIETDKVVLEVVAPADGVMGEQLHGEGETVLGQQLIGKLLAGATASATPAAAPAPSAAPAAAASDDSASDVLTPSVRRLIAEKGLDASKIKGTGKGGRVTKEDVDAFLKAPAATSAPVATPAALAGRTQKRVPMTRLRKTIANRLLEAKNSTAMLTTFNEVNMKPIMDLRKQYQDVFEKRHGIRLGFMSFYVKAVTEALKRFPDVNASIDGDDIVYHNYFDISIAVSTPRGLVTPVLRDCDKLSVAEIEQGIRDLAIKGRDGKLTMDDMTGGNFTITNGGVFGSLLSTPIINLPQSSILGMHKIQDRPMAVNGKVEILPMMYLALSYDHRQIDGKESVGFLVTIKELLEDPTRLLLDV, encoded by the coding sequence ATGACTATCGAAATCAAAGTACCTGTACTTCCAGAATCAGTTGCAGATGCAACAATTGCCACATGGCATGTCAGTGTTGGTGATAAAGTTAGCCGAGATCAAAACTTGGTTGATATTGAAACAGACAAAGTAGTTTTAGAAGTTGTTGCACCACAAGACGGTGTAGTTACTTCAATTTCTCAACAAGAAGGTGCGACAGTTTTAGGTCAGCAAGTTATTGCGCTTATCGGCGCAAGTGACGCGACTGCTGTTGCACAAGAACAAACAGCCGCGCCTGTGGCTCAGGCGCCAGTATCAGAAGGTAATGCAGTGGATATTCTAGTTCCAGTTCTTCCAGAATCAGTAGCAGACGCTACCATCGCAACTTGGCATGTAAAACCAGGTGAAGCAGTTAGCCGTGATCAAAATTTAGTTGATATCGAGACAGATAAAGTAGTACTTGAAGTGGTTGCTCCTGCCGATGGCGTAATGGGTGAACAACTTCATGGCGAAGGTGAAACTGTACTTGGTCAACAGTTAATTGGTAAGTTACTTGCTGGTGCGACTGCTTCAGCAACGCCAGCTGCAGCGCCTGCACCAAGTGCCGCTCCTGCAGCTGCTGCGAGCGATGATAGTGCTTCAGATGTATTAACTCCTTCAGTACGTCGTTTAATCGCGGAAAAAGGCCTTGATGCAAGCAAAATCAAAGGTACTGGTAAAGGTGGCCGTGTGACTAAAGAAGACGTTGATGCATTCTTAAAAGCGCCAGCGGCAACTTCAGCGCCAGTGGCAACACCGGCAGCACTTGCAGGTCGTACACAAAAACGTGTACCTATGACACGCTTACGTAAAACAATTGCAAATCGTTTACTAGAAGCAAAAAATTCAACTGCTATGCTTACTACATTTAATGAAGTAAACATGAAACCTATCATGGATCTTCGTAAGCAGTATCAAGATGTATTTGAAAAGCGTCACGGTATTCGTTTAGGCTTTATGTCTTTTTATGTTAAAGCGGTTACTGAAGCATTAAAACGCTTCCCAGATGTTAATGCTTCAATTGATGGTGATGATATTGTTTATCACAACTATTTTGATATCAGCATCGCTGTTTCTACTCCACGTGGCTTAGTCACTCCAGTATTACGTGATTGTGACAAACTTTCAGTTGCTGAAATTGAACAAGGTATTCGTGATTTAGCAATCAAAGGTCGTGACGGTAAGCTTACGATGGACGACATGACTGGCGGTAACTTCACTATTACTAATGGTGGCGTATTTGGTTCGTTGTTATCAACACCAATTATCAATTTGCCACAGTCTTCTATCTTAGGTATGCATAAAATCCAAGATCGCCCAATGGCTGTTAATGGTAAAGTTGAAATACTTCCGATGATGTATTTGGCACTTTCTTATGATCATCGTCAAATCGATGGTAAAGAATCAGTTGGTTTCTTAGTAACAATTAAAGAGTTGTTAGAAGATCCAACACGTCTATTACTTGATGTGTAA